The Mycolicibacterium smegmatis genome has a window encoding:
- a CDS encoding ABC transporter permease yields MLKGFARTPLLWPAIALVALLILNAFLTPGFLSVRVQDGHLYGSVIDILRNGAPTLLVALGMTLVIASRGIDLSVGAVVAISGALACSHIAAAGDPASVPTVFAAMGIALAVAAVLGLWNGMLVAALGIQPIIATLVLMTAGRGIALFVTEGQIITVTSPPFKVLGAGFFLGLPVAILVSLAVFVLIGLLTRRTALGTLLEAVGINPEASRLAGVRSRTIVFAIYVFCALCAGIAGLMIASNISAADANNAGLWIEMDAILAVVIGGTSLLGGRYSLTGTLLGALIIQTLTTTVYTVGIRPEVTLVFKSLVVVSVVLLQSAKFRALFGRRRTRRRAPVPAVEIAAAVPDRPKVSHR; encoded by the coding sequence ATGCTCAAAGGTTTCGCGCGTACCCCTCTGCTGTGGCCCGCGATCGCGCTCGTCGCGCTGCTGATCCTCAACGCGTTCCTGACGCCGGGCTTCCTGAGCGTGCGCGTGCAGGACGGCCACCTGTACGGCAGCGTCATCGACATCCTGCGCAACGGTGCACCGACCCTGCTGGTCGCACTGGGTATGACGCTGGTGATCGCCTCACGCGGCATCGATCTCTCGGTGGGCGCGGTCGTCGCGATCTCCGGTGCGCTGGCCTGCTCCCACATCGCGGCGGCCGGTGACCCGGCGAGCGTACCGACGGTGTTCGCGGCCATGGGCATCGCACTGGCCGTGGCCGCGGTGCTCGGGCTGTGGAACGGAATGCTGGTGGCGGCCCTGGGTATTCAGCCGATCATCGCCACCCTCGTGCTGATGACCGCGGGCCGCGGCATCGCACTGTTCGTCACCGAGGGACAGATCATCACCGTCACCAGTCCCCCGTTCAAGGTGCTCGGCGCGGGCTTCTTCCTCGGTCTGCCCGTCGCGATCCTCGTCTCCCTCGCGGTGTTCGTGCTCATCGGCCTGCTCACGCGTCGCACCGCGCTGGGCACGCTGCTCGAAGCCGTCGGGATCAACCCCGAGGCCAGTCGCCTGGCCGGTGTGCGCAGCCGCACGATCGTGTTCGCGATCTACGTGTTCTGCGCACTGTGCGCCGGCATCGCGGGCCTGATGATCGCGTCGAACATCTCGGCTGCCGACGCCAACAACGCCGGCCTGTGGATCGAGATGGACGCGATCCTGGCCGTCGTGATCGGCGGCACGTCGCTGCTCGGCGGCCGCTACAGCCTGACCGGGACCCTGCTGGGCGCGTTGATCATCCAGACGCTCACCACCACGGTGTACACCGTCGGCATCCGGCCCGAGGTCACGCTGGTGTTCAAGTCGCTGGTGGTGGTCTCGGTCGTGCTGTTGCAGTCGGCGAAGTTCCGTGCGCTGTTCGGCAGAAGGCGCACGCGCCGGCGCGCGCCCGTACCCGCCGTCGAGATCGCGGCGGCCGTGCCCGATCGACCGAAGGTGTCCCACCGATGA
- a CDS encoding LacI family DNA-binding transcriptional regulator has translation MTRKPVMADVARLAGVSHQTVSRVINGSPSIRPATRRRVEDAIAQLGYRPNTAARALVTNRSGIIGIIGTNTGLYGPSSVQRAVEEAAREAGYFSSAVPLASVTHQAIRGAVEHLSRLSVEAIVMVAAQQDALTLVQSEDFGVPVIVVEGDLSGAGLTVGVDQVGAARKATQHLIDLGHTAIAHVSGPPNFPEAAGRTKGYLDAMLAARLVPHPDWHGDWSAARGYEIGEKIAAQREITAVFVANDQMAIGLLHALHEAGVRVPDDVSVVGFDDIPEAAYLIPALTTIRQDFAAVGRRAISLVTAQLSGVETDTALLPADLVVRASTAPPPTTK, from the coding sequence ATGACTCGCAAACCTGTGATGGCCGACGTCGCGCGCCTTGCCGGGGTCTCCCATCAGACGGTGTCGCGGGTGATCAACGGATCGCCGAGCATCCGGCCTGCCACGCGGCGGCGCGTCGAGGACGCGATCGCCCAACTGGGTTACCGCCCCAACACCGCGGCGCGGGCCCTGGTGACCAACCGCTCCGGCATCATCGGCATCATCGGGACCAACACCGGCCTCTACGGCCCGTCGAGCGTCCAACGCGCCGTCGAGGAGGCCGCGCGCGAGGCCGGGTACTTCTCCAGCGCCGTACCGCTGGCGTCGGTCACGCATCAGGCGATCCGCGGTGCCGTCGAGCACCTCTCCCGGCTCTCGGTGGAGGCCATCGTGATGGTGGCCGCGCAACAGGACGCGCTCACCCTGGTGCAGTCCGAGGATTTCGGGGTCCCCGTGATCGTGGTCGAGGGTGACCTCTCCGGTGCCGGCCTGACCGTCGGTGTCGACCAGGTCGGCGCCGCACGAAAGGCCACGCAGCATCTCATCGATCTCGGCCACACCGCGATCGCCCATGTCAGCGGGCCACCCAACTTCCCCGAGGCCGCGGGACGCACCAAGGGCTACCTCGACGCCATGCTGGCCGCACGCCTTGTGCCGCACCCCGATTGGCACGGCGACTGGAGCGCGGCCCGCGGCTACGAGATCGGTGAGAAGATCGCCGCACAGCGGGAGATCACCGCGGTGTTCGTGGCCAACGACCAGATGGCGATCGGCCTGCTGCACGCGCTGCACGAGGCCGGGGTCCGGGTTCCCGACGACGTCAGCGTCGTGGGTTTCGACGACATCCCCGAGGCCGCCTATCTCATCCCGGCACTCACCACCATCCGTCAGGACTTCGCGGCGGTCGGTCGCCGCGCCATCTCCCTCGTGACCGCTCAACTCTCGGGGGTCGAGACCGACACCGCACTGCTGCCCGCGGACCTCGTGGTCCGCGCCAGCACCGCCCCACCGCCCACAACGAAATGA
- a CDS encoding ABC transporter substrate-binding protein, giving the protein MFAAAIGVVAVAAAVTACGSGKAPGSEGGSAPDGALTLGFAQVGAESGWRTANTESIKSAAEEAGVNLKFADANGEQEKQISAIRSFIQQGVDVIAFSPVVRTGWDAVLQETKNAGIPVILTDRAVDTQDTDVYKTFIGADFIEEGRRAGQWVADQYASATGPVNIVQLEGTTGADPAIDRKTGFAEGISKNPNLKIVASQTGDFTRSGGKQVMEAFLKSTPQIDVVFAQNDDMGLGAMEAIEAAGKKPGTDIKIVAVDATHDGMQALADGKFNYIVECNPLLGPELMDLAKKVAAGEPVPERVVTPDEAFDQAQAKAALPNRQY; this is encoded by the coding sequence ATGTTTGCTGCGGCGATCGGCGTTGTCGCCGTCGCCGCGGCCGTGACCGCCTGCGGCAGCGGCAAGGCACCGGGGTCGGAGGGTGGGAGCGCGCCCGACGGCGCCCTCACACTCGGTTTCGCGCAAGTGGGCGCCGAGAGCGGCTGGCGCACCGCCAACACCGAGTCGATCAAGAGCGCCGCCGAAGAGGCGGGCGTCAACCTCAAGTTCGCCGACGCCAACGGCGAGCAGGAGAAGCAGATCTCGGCGATACGGTCGTTCATCCAGCAGGGCGTCGACGTGATCGCGTTCAGTCCCGTGGTGCGCACGGGCTGGGACGCGGTGCTGCAGGAGACCAAGAACGCCGGCATCCCGGTGATCCTCACCGACCGCGCCGTCGACACCCAGGACACCGACGTCTACAAGACGTTCATCGGCGCCGACTTCATCGAGGAGGGCCGCCGCGCCGGTCAGTGGGTGGCCGACCAGTACGCGTCGGCGACCGGTCCGGTGAACATCGTCCAGCTCGAGGGCACCACCGGTGCCGACCCGGCGATCGACCGCAAAACCGGTTTCGCCGAGGGCATCTCGAAGAACCCCAACCTCAAGATCGTGGCCTCGCAGACCGGTGACTTCACGCGCTCGGGCGGCAAGCAGGTCATGGAGGCGTTCCTGAAGTCGACCCCGCAGATCGACGTGGTGTTCGCCCAGAACGACGACATGGGCCTCGGCGCGATGGAAGCCATCGAGGCCGCGGGCAAGAAGCCGGGCACCGACATCAAGATCGTCGCGGTCGACGCGACGCACGACGGCATGCAGGCCCTCGCCGACGGCAAGTTCAATTACATCGTCGAATGCAATCCCCTGCTCGGGCCCGAGCTGATGGACCTGGCCAAGAAGGTCGCCGCGGGTGAACCCGTGCCGGAGCGCGTGGTGACCCCCGACGAGGCGTTCGACCAGGCGCAGGCCAAGGCCGCTCTGCCGAACCGTCAGTACTGA
- the mmsA gene encoding multiple monosaccharide ABC transporter ATP-binding protein, translating to MRGITKEFPGVKALSGVDLTVPAGSIHAICGENGAGKSTLMKVLSGVYPHGSYDGEIFFDGKLCEFKDIRSSERCGIAIIHQELALVPYLSIAENVFLGNEQAKRGVIGWDRTLTEAQALLDRVGLHESPQTRVADIGVGKQQLVEIAKALSKDVRLLILDEPTAALNDSDSRHLLELISDLRDHGITSIIISHKLNEVMQIADAITILRDGHTIETIEVNDQLTEDRIVRGMVGRDLTHRFPPRGDHEIGDVAFAVANWTVLHPIDQQRKVVDDVSLNVRAGEIVGIAGLMGAGRTELAMSVFGRSYGRYVSGKVFKGDREVSTKTVTDAIRNGIAYATEDRKHLGLNLMDSIAQSITLPSLRKISTRAVIDHHKEVGVGERFRESMRIKASSVSAVTGKLSGGNQQKVVLSKWLFTDPDVLILDEPTRGIDVGAKYEIYTIINELASRGKAVIVISSELPELLGLCDRIYTLSAGRLTGEVPRADATQETLMRYMMKGRV from the coding sequence ATGCGGGGGATCACCAAGGAATTCCCCGGGGTCAAGGCCCTGTCGGGGGTCGACCTGACCGTCCCGGCCGGGTCGATCCACGCGATCTGCGGTGAGAACGGCGCGGGCAAGTCGACGCTGATGAAGGTGCTCAGCGGGGTCTATCCCCACGGGAGCTACGACGGTGAGATCTTCTTCGACGGAAAACTCTGTGAGTTCAAGGACATCCGCAGCAGTGAGCGGTGCGGCATCGCGATCATCCACCAGGAACTCGCGCTCGTGCCGTACCTGTCGATCGCCGAGAACGTCTTCCTGGGCAACGAGCAGGCCAAACGCGGCGTGATCGGTTGGGACAGAACCCTGACCGAGGCGCAGGCCCTGCTGGACCGGGTCGGCCTGCACGAGAGTCCGCAGACCCGCGTCGCCGATATCGGCGTCGGCAAGCAACAACTCGTCGAGATCGCCAAGGCGCTGTCCAAGGACGTGCGTCTGCTGATCCTCGACGAGCCCACCGCGGCGCTCAACGACTCCGACAGCCGCCACCTGCTGGAGCTGATCTCCGACCTGCGCGACCACGGCATCACCTCGATCATCATCTCGCACAAGCTCAACGAGGTGATGCAGATCGCCGACGCCATCACGATCCTGCGGGACGGTCACACGATCGAGACCATCGAGGTGAACGACCAGCTCACCGAGGACCGCATCGTGCGCGGCATGGTGGGACGCGACCTGACCCACCGCTTCCCGCCCCGCGGGGACCACGAGATCGGCGATGTCGCGTTCGCCGTGGCCAACTGGACCGTGCTGCACCCGATCGACCAGCAGCGCAAGGTGGTTGACGATGTGTCCCTCAACGTCCGCGCCGGCGAGATCGTCGGCATCGCGGGCCTGATGGGCGCCGGGCGCACCGAGTTGGCCATGAGCGTGTTCGGCCGCTCATACGGCCGCTACGTCAGCGGCAAGGTGTTCAAGGGCGACCGGGAGGTGAGCACCAAGACGGTGACCGACGCGATCCGCAACGGGATCGCATACGCCACCGAGGACCGCAAACACCTCGGCCTCAACCTGATGGACAGCATCGCCCAGAGCATCACGCTGCCGTCGCTGCGCAAGATCAGCACCCGTGCGGTGATCGACCACCACAAGGAAGTCGGTGTGGGCGAACGGTTCCGGGAATCCATGCGGATCAAGGCGTCGTCGGTGTCGGCCGTCACCGGCAAACTCTCGGGCGGCAACCAGCAGAAGGTCGTGCTGAGCAAGTGGCTGTTCACCGACCCCGATGTGCTGATCCTCGACGAGCCGACCCGCGGTATCGACGTCGGCGCGAAGTACGAGATCTACACGATCATCAACGAACTGGCGTCGCGCGGTAAGGCCGTCATCGTCATCTCCTCGGAACTGCCCGAACTGCTCGGCCTGTGCGACCGCATCTACACGCTCAGCGCCGGCAGGCTCACCGGTGAGGTGCCGCGCGCCGACGCCACCCAGGAGACCCTCATGCGATACATGATGAAAGGACGGGTCTAA
- a CDS encoding HAD family hydrolase codes for MTSHKTFPIAGILFDSDGVLVDSHEAAATAWNHWARTWAPGFDFHRDAQHGRRLSDVVAELVGDGDSALATKVLTELEIEMATEVPAMAGAVDLLSSSPADRWAVVTSGAREMAAARLLSAGLPTPRVLVSADDVTAGKPAPEPYLTGAHLLGLEPRVCAVFEDAHLGILAARAANVGFVVGVGAQTIGEDVDVSVADLSGITFDGSHLVIEADAVLTR; via the coding sequence ATGACATCTCACAAGACCTTCCCGATCGCCGGAATCCTGTTCGACAGCGACGGGGTGCTCGTGGACTCCCACGAGGCCGCGGCGACGGCCTGGAACCACTGGGCCCGCACATGGGCGCCGGGTTTCGACTTCCACCGCGACGCCCAGCACGGGCGCCGGCTGTCGGACGTGGTCGCCGAACTGGTGGGCGACGGCGACAGCGCGCTCGCCACAAAGGTTCTCACCGAACTGGAGATCGAGATGGCCACCGAGGTGCCCGCGATGGCCGGTGCGGTGGACCTGTTGTCGTCGAGCCCCGCGGACCGCTGGGCAGTGGTCACCTCAGGCGCGCGCGAGATGGCCGCTGCCAGATTGCTGTCCGCCGGCCTGCCCACACCCCGCGTCCTGGTGTCGGCCGACGACGTGACCGCGGGCAAGCCCGCACCCGAGCCCTACCTGACCGGCGCGCACCTGCTCGGACTCGAGCCGCGCGTGTGTGCGGTGTTCGAGGACGCCCACCTGGGCATCCTGGCGGCCCGTGCCGCGAACGTGGGTTTCGTGGTGGGCGTCGGTGCGCAGACGATCGGCGAGGACGTCGACGTGAGCGTGGCCGATCTGTCCGGGATCACCTTCGACGGAAGCCATCTCGTCATCGAGGCTGACGCGGTTCTCACACGCTGA
- a CDS encoding sugar ABC transporter ATP-binding protein, translated as MNEPTAVQPVVEMRGISIEFPGVKALDGVDFRLLPGEVHALMGENGAGKSTLIKALTGVYDIDDGTIVVAGTPCTFAGPRQAQEAGISTVYQEVNLCPNLTVGENILLGREPRRWGRIDYRTLNRRARELLAELELDIDPRSQLGSHPIAIQQLVAIARATAVRAQVLILDEPTSSLDAREVGELFRVIRRLRDSGTAILFVSHFLDQIYAISDRMTVLRNGKLVGEYLTAELPKSDLVAAMLGRQLDVLDEVAEAANVTAETAEHQSETLVRADALGRVPAVHPVTLDIGRGEILGLAGLLGSGRTELARLLFGADRATSGHVEIRGRRVALRTPRSAIAHGFAFTSENRKDEGVVGDLSVRENLVLALQARRGFARPLSTKTKDQLVAKYLDALDIRPRNPDTLLKNLSGGNQQKVLLARWLITEPDLFILDEPTRGIDVGAKTQIQKLVTELAGDGMAIVFISAELDEVTRISTRIAVMRDRHNVALAEAGTSPSKLTALIAGTS; from the coding sequence ATGAACGAACCAACCGCGGTGCAGCCGGTCGTCGAGATGCGTGGGATCAGCATCGAGTTCCCCGGCGTGAAAGCCCTTGACGGGGTGGACTTCCGGCTGCTTCCCGGCGAGGTGCACGCGCTCATGGGTGAGAACGGCGCAGGTAAGTCCACCCTGATCAAGGCGCTCACCGGTGTGTACGACATCGACGACGGCACCATCGTCGTCGCGGGCACACCGTGCACCTTCGCCGGGCCGCGGCAGGCACAGGAGGCGGGCATCAGCACCGTCTACCAGGAGGTCAACCTGTGCCCCAATCTCACGGTGGGCGAGAACATCCTGCTGGGCCGCGAGCCCAGGCGCTGGGGGCGCATCGACTACCGCACGCTCAACCGCCGCGCGCGCGAACTGCTCGCCGAACTCGAACTCGACATCGACCCGCGCTCTCAACTCGGGTCACATCCCATCGCGATCCAGCAGCTGGTTGCCATCGCCAGGGCCACTGCGGTGCGCGCGCAGGTGCTCATCCTCGACGAACCGACGTCGAGTCTCGACGCCCGCGAGGTCGGCGAGCTGTTCCGCGTCATCCGGCGATTGCGTGACAGCGGCACCGCGATCCTGTTCGTCTCGCACTTCCTCGACCAGATCTACGCGATCTCCGACCGGATGACGGTGCTGCGCAACGGCAAACTCGTCGGCGAGTACCTCACCGCCGAGCTGCCGAAATCCGACCTGGTGGCCGCCATGCTGGGACGCCAGCTCGACGTGCTCGACGAGGTCGCCGAGGCCGCGAACGTGACAGCCGAGACGGCCGAGCACCAGAGCGAAACCCTGGTCCGCGCCGACGCTCTGGGACGCGTACCCGCGGTCCACCCGGTCACCCTCGACATCGGCCGAGGCGAGATCCTCGGTCTGGCAGGCCTTCTGGGGTCCGGGCGAACCGAACTGGCACGGCTGCTGTTCGGCGCCGACCGCGCGACGTCCGGCCACGTCGAGATCCGCGGCCGTCGCGTCGCGCTGCGCACACCACGCTCGGCCATCGCACACGGTTTCGCGTTCACCTCCGAAAACCGCAAGGACGAGGGCGTGGTGGGTGATCTCAGCGTGCGGGAGAACCTCGTGCTCGCACTGCAGGCCCGACGGGGGTTCGCCCGGCCCCTGTCGACGAAGACCAAGGACCAGTTGGTGGCGAAATACCTCGACGCCCTTGACATCCGGCCGCGAAATCCGGACACGCTGCTCAAGAACCTCAGCGGCGGCAACCAGCAGAAGGTGCTGCTGGCCCGCTGGCTCATCACCGAACCGGACCTGTTCATCCTCGACGAGCCCACGCGCGGCATCGACGTGGGCGCCAAGACCCAGATCCAGAAACTCGTCACCGAACTTGCGGGCGACGGCATGGCGATCGTGTTCATCTCGGCCGAGCTCGACGAGGTCACCCGCATCTCCACCCGCATCGCAGTGATGCGTGACCGCCACAACGTCGCGCTGGCCGAGGCCGGGACCTCACCGTCGAAGCTCACCGCGCTGATCGCGGGGACCTCGTGA
- a CDS encoding ABC transporter permease subunit translates to MTAPTATVPPLAPDTADAGLVATLRRHAQGRFVGPVATLVLFVAMFGAVLDRYQFASPAQVFLNLLVDNAYLIVLAVGMTFVILTGGIDLSVGSVVALSTVILAKTLSLGWPAPVALVTVLAVGPLLGLTMGLIIEYFDVQPFVATLAGMFLARGMCYVVSVDSIPINDPVLRNLGLTYLYLYDDKFIRWPVIIALAVVVGAMYVLHLTRFGKTVYAVGGNRQSAQLMGLQAARTRVSVYVISGFCASLAGILLAVQKLSGYSLNGVGLELDAIAAAVIGGVILAGGVGFVAGALVGVLVLGTIETFVTAENLDSYWTRIMTGALLLAFVLVQRVLVRKPR, encoded by the coding sequence ATGACCGCCCCGACCGCAACCGTGCCCCCACTCGCACCCGACACCGCCGACGCCGGTCTGGTGGCCACCCTGCGCCGTCACGCGCAGGGACGCTTCGTCGGACCGGTCGCCACGCTGGTGCTGTTCGTGGCGATGTTCGGCGCGGTGCTCGACCGCTACCAGTTCGCCAGTCCGGCACAGGTTTTCCTGAACCTGTTGGTCGACAACGCCTACCTCATCGTCCTCGCGGTGGGCATGACGTTCGTGATCCTCACGGGCGGAATCGATCTGAGCGTGGGTTCGGTGGTGGCGCTGTCCACGGTGATCCTGGCCAAAACACTCTCGCTCGGCTGGCCCGCGCCGGTCGCGCTGGTGACCGTGCTGGCGGTCGGCCCCCTCCTGGGGCTGACCATGGGCCTGATCATCGAGTACTTCGACGTACAACCGTTCGTCGCGACACTGGCCGGGATGTTCCTGGCACGCGGCATGTGCTACGTCGTCAGCGTCGACTCGATACCGATCAACGACCCGGTGCTGCGCAACCTCGGGCTGACGTACCTGTACCTCTACGACGACAAGTTCATCCGCTGGCCCGTGATCATCGCGCTGGCCGTGGTCGTCGGCGCCATGTACGTCCTCCATCTCACCCGGTTCGGCAAGACGGTGTACGCGGTCGGCGGCAACCGGCAGTCGGCGCAACTCATGGGCCTGCAGGCCGCGCGCACCCGCGTGTCGGTGTACGTCATCAGCGGGTTCTGCGCGTCGCTCGCCGGGATCCTGCTGGCGGTGCAGAAGCTGTCGGGCTACAGCCTCAACGGGGTCGGACTCGAACTGGACGCGATCGCCGCGGCCGTGATCGGCGGGGTCATCCTCGCGGGCGGCGTCGGCTTCGTCGCGGGAGCGCTGGTCGGGGTGCTGGTGCTCGGCACCATCGAGACGTTCGTCACCGCAGAAAATCTCGATTCCTACTGGACCCGCATCATGACCGGTGCCCTGCTGCTCGCCTTTGTGCTGGTGCAGAGGGTGCTGGTGCGGAAGCCACGATGA
- the mmsB gene encoding multiple monosaccharide ABC transporter permease, whose translation MTSTVNPQSGQADSAPSPANSPATPPTPPGLRTRLSAYLMSHVRQSGMVVALVAIVLLFQVWTSGILLKPLNVTNIIQQNGYILVLAIGMVIVIINGHIDLSVGSVAGFIGAMSAVLMVRNDMPWPVAVVVCVLAGAVIGAWQGFWIAFVGIPSFIVTLGGMLVFRGATQYLLEGQSIAPMPRGLEQVSSGFLPEWGTNALYHWPTVILGAVIMVAAVVVQFRRRRSQIRYGQDVSGVPVFIAKCAAIVVALGAVTLLLASYRGVPIVGIILVVLTLVYAFMMRNTVFGRQVYAVGGNPAAAALSGVRNRWVTLAVFVNMGMLAAIAGLLFAARLNSATPQAGINFELEAIAAAFIGGASSSGGVGTVFGAIVGGLVLGVLNNGMSILGIGSDIQQVIKGLVLLAAVGFDVYNKRKGGR comes from the coding sequence GTGACCTCCACGGTGAATCCGCAGTCGGGGCAGGCGGACTCGGCTCCCTCGCCGGCGAACTCGCCTGCCACACCACCCACACCTCCCGGCCTGCGGACGCGGTTGTCCGCCTACCTGATGTCACATGTCCGGCAGTCCGGCATGGTGGTGGCGCTCGTCGCGATCGTGCTGCTGTTCCAGGTCTGGACCAGCGGCATCCTGCTCAAGCCGCTCAACGTCACCAACATCATCCAGCAGAACGGCTACATCCTGGTGCTCGCCATCGGGATGGTCATCGTGATCATCAACGGCCACATCGATCTGTCGGTCGGATCGGTCGCGGGGTTCATCGGCGCGATGTCGGCGGTCCTCATGGTCCGCAACGACATGCCGTGGCCGGTCGCGGTGGTGGTGTGCGTGCTCGCGGGCGCGGTGATCGGTGCCTGGCAGGGGTTCTGGATCGCGTTCGTCGGGATACCGTCGTTCATCGTCACCCTCGGCGGCATGCTCGTGTTCCGTGGCGCCACCCAGTACCTCCTGGAGGGGCAGTCCATTGCCCCGATGCCCCGGGGTCTGGAGCAGGTCAGCAGCGGGTTCCTGCCGGAATGGGGGACCAACGCGCTCTACCACTGGCCCACGGTCATTCTCGGTGCGGTCATCATGGTGGCCGCGGTGGTGGTGCAGTTCCGCAGGCGCCGCTCACAGATCCGCTACGGGCAGGACGTCTCCGGCGTGCCGGTGTTCATCGCCAAGTGCGCGGCGATCGTCGTCGCACTCGGCGCGGTGACCCTGCTGCTCGCGAGCTACCGTGGCGTTCCGATCGTCGGGATCATCCTGGTGGTGCTGACGCTGGTGTACGCGTTTATGATGCGCAACACCGTGTTCGGCAGGCAGGTCTACGCCGTCGGTGGAAATCCGGCTGCCGCAGCGCTTTCCGGTGTCCGCAACCGGTGGGTCACGCTGGCGGTGTTCGTCAACATGGGCATGCTGGCCGCCATCGCGGGTCTGCTGTTCGCGGCGCGCCTGAACTCCGCGACACCGCAGGCCGGCATCAACTTCGAACTCGAGGCGATCGCCGCGGCGTTCATCGGCGGCGCGTCGTCCAGCGGCGGTGTCGGCACCGTGTTCGGCGCGATCGTGGGCGGTCTGGTGCTGGGCGTGCTCAACAACGGTATGTCGATCCTCGGCATCGGCAGCGACATCCAGCAGGTGATCAAGGGACTCGTCCTGCTGGCCGCGGTCGGGTTCGATGTCTACAACAAGCGAAAAGGCGGACGCTAG